A stretch of Solea senegalensis isolate Sse05_10M linkage group LG10, IFAPA_SoseM_1, whole genome shotgun sequence DNA encodes these proteins:
- the zmp:0000001167 gene encoding protein phosphatase 1 regulatory subunit 12A isoform X6, protein MAATDHSRSEAAKQRRQDQLQRWLGSDTDRTESEARETSSGPATRRTKVRFAQGAVFMAACSSGDREEVAALLRQGADINHANIDGLTALHQACIDENAEMVQFLVENGSDINRGDNEGWTPLHAAASCGFIQITKYLIEHGAHVGAVNSEGELPLDVATEDAMERLLKGEIKKQGIDVDKARKEEERIMLQDAMVMLDRGGTLTPHPNTKATALHVSAAKGYIEVLKVLLQCRVDVDSRDTDGWTPLHAAAHWGQEEVCALLADHFCDMGAVNNVGQTPLDVADENLVDALEELQKKQNALRSEKEKQAPVIETSPPISMVPVRPRRTSISRMSSKEKICLHEREKHPPPALQSSPAEDEEEEGQTGPNQPQSQTKASSSSSSEEESESESDAESEKAKNREIINNLNNKRNTTSLLPTSMSTSTTSGQVKKQEPSKPAVTEAPVSWRTSLRKAGSSVTLGSAGLSDPIQDPSRPAEVGLGMTRSASSPRLSSEADTKEPRLARVPPIPSRRLFSIPDSSPDNSNSSSYGKRLDDPTLTSSSIGTSSAGLSRLNNILAQRHPQDQTEKKDQSAVTVSNSQSTTTSEQETKQRRKSYLTPVRDEEAEAQRKARSRHARQSRRSTQGVTLTDLQEAEKTMNTMKTDNKGREKKEEEEKEKEAKAKKAEEGEVSWRSRIASLQKSDLLGLTQPAGTPRPQASDRRDVEVESETMRWARERREKRQARARRKAQRTGESDDNDPSGEEEFSGSGLDPQIDQHLSSRSVASCNDRTQRGESETKDFKKLFEEVSRENSQLQSQLQDTQRVISQTRLDLEKATQRQERFTDCSALLELERKDRRMLERRMAELEEELKVLVDLRADNQRLKDENGALIRVISKLSK, encoded by the exons ATGGCGGCCACTGACCATTCCCGGTCCGAAGCTGCCAAACAGCGACGGCAGGATCAGCTGCAGCGATGGTTGGGCTCGGACACGGATCGGACGGAATCGGAGGCCCGGGAAACCTCGAGCGGCCCCGCGACGCGGCGGACGAAAGTCCGGTTCGCTCAAGGAGCCGTGTTTATGGCCGCCTGCTCGTCTGGAGACCGGGAGGAGGTGGCAGCGCTACTGCGGCAGGGAGCTGACATCAACCACGCCAACATAGACGGACTGACAGCGTTGCACCAG GCCTGCATTGATGAAAATGCAGAGATGGTCCAGTTTCTGGTGGAGAACGGAAGTGACATCAATAGAGGAGACAACGAGGGTTGGACTCCTCTGCACGCTGCAGCGTCCTGTGGCTTCATCCAGATCACGAA ATACCTGATAGAGCACGGCGCTCACGTTGGGGCGGTGAACAGTGAAGGTGAGCTTCCTCTAGATGTGGCCACAGAAGACGCCATGGAGAGACTTCTCAAAGGCGAAATCAAAAAACAAG gtATCGACGTGGACAAGGccagaaaggaggaggagaggatcaTGCTCCAGGATGCCATGGTGATGCTGGACAGAGGTGGTACTCTCACACCTCACCCAAACACCAAGGCAACCGCTCTGCACGTCTCTGCGGCCAAAGGCTACATTGAAGTCCTGAA GGTGCTGTTGCAGTGTCGGGTTGATGTGGACAGCAGGGACACAGATGGCTGGACACCCCTGCATGCAGCGGCTCACTGGGGGCAGGAGGAAGTGTGCGCCCTGCTTGCTGACCACTTCTGTGACATGGGTGCCGTCAACAATGTG GGCCAAACACCTCTAGATGTTGCCGATGAGAACCTCGTGGACGCTCTGGAGGAGCTTCAGAAGAAACAGAATGCT TTACGCAGCGAGAAGGAGAAGCAGGCTCCTGTTATTGAGACCAGCCCACCGATCTCCATGGTACCAGTTCGTCCGCGCAg GACTTCTATCTCTCGTATGAGCAGTAAGGAGAAGATCTGCCTCCATGAGCGGGAGAAGCACCCTCCCCCTGCCCTGCAGAGCAGTCCAgctgaggacgaggaggaggaaggccaGACGGGTCCAAATCAACCTCAGAGCCAGACGAAggcctccagcagctccagctcagaggaggagagtgaatCTGAGAGTGATGCCGAGTCAG AGAAAGCAAAAAACCGAGAGATCATAAACAACTTGAACAACAAACGCAACACCACCAGCCTGCTTCCTACCTCCATGTCAACGAGCACCACTTCAGGCCAAGTGAAAAAG CAGGAACCAAGCAAACCTGCAGTCACAGAGGCCCCGGTCTCCTGGAGAACATCTCTGAGGAAGGCAGGCAGCTCGGTGACTCTCGGCTCAGCTGGACTGTCCGACCCCATCCAGGACCCCAGCAGACCTGCAGAGGTGGGACTGGGCATGACCCGCTCAGCCTCCAGTCCTCGCCTCAGCTCTGAGGCAGACACCAAG GAGCCGAGGCTCGCTCGGGTGCCACCAATTCCATCCCGGAGACTGTTTAGTATTCCGGACAGCAGTCCTGACAACTCCAACAG CTCATCGTATGGAAAGAGACTGGATGAccccaccttgacctcatctagCATAGGAACAAGTTCTGCGGGACTTAGCCGTTTAAATAACATCCTGGCACAGAG ACATCCTCAGGACCAGACAGAAAAGAAGGATCAGTCTGCCGTCACCGTGTCCAACTCTCAGAGCACGACCACAAGTGAACaagagaccaaacagaggcgcAA GTCTTATCTGACACCAGTGCGGGATGAAGAAGCAGAGGCGCAGAGAAAAGCTCGTTCCCGACACGCGAGGCAATCTCGCCGCTCGACTCAG GGGGTGACCCTAACAGACCTGCAGGAAGCAGAGAAGACGATGAATACCATGAAGACGGACaacaaagggagagagaagaaggaggaggaagagaaggagaaggaagcAAAAGCCAAGAAGGCAGAGGAGGGG GAAGTGAGCTGGAGGTCCCGTATCGCCAGCCTACAGAAGTCGGACCTGCTGGGACTCACACAGCCCGCTGGCACTCCTCGGCCTCAGGCGTCCGACAGGAGAG ATGTTGAGGTGGAGAGTGAGACCATGCGATGGGCCAGAGAGCGCAGGGAGAAGAGGCAAGCTCGGGCCAGGAGGAAGGCACAGAGAACCGGGGAG AGTGATGACAATGATCCCAGTGGAGAGGAAGAGTTCTCAGGCAGTGGACTGGATCCACAG ataGACCAGCACTTGAGTTCCAG GTCGGTTGCATCCTGCAATGACCGCACCCAGAGAGGAGAATCCGAGACCAAGGATTTTAAGAAG TTGTTTGAGGAGGTTTCCAGGGAAAACAGCCAGCTCCAGTCTCAGCTGCAGGACACCCAGCGGGTCATCAGTCAGACCAGGTTGGACCTGGAAAAGGCTACACAG
- the zmp:0000001167 gene encoding protein phosphatase 1 regulatory subunit 12A isoform X3, with translation MAATDHSRSEAAKQRRQDQLQRWLGSDTDRTESEARETSSGPATRRTKVRFAQGAVFMAACSSGDREEVAALLRQGADINHANIDGLTALHQACIDENAEMVQFLVENGSDINRGDNEGWTPLHAAASCGFIQITKYLIEHGAHVGAVNSEGELPLDVATEDAMERLLKGEIKKQGIDVDKARKEEERIMLQDAMVMLDRGGTLTPHPNTKATALHVSAAKGYIEVLKVLLQCRVDVDSRDTDGWTPLHAAAHWGQEEVCALLADHFCDMGAVNNVGQTPLDVADENLVDALEELQKKQNALRSEKEKQAPVIETSPPISMVPVRPRSKEKICLHEREKHPPPALQSSPAEDEEEEGQTGPNQPQSQTKASSSSSSEEESESESDAESEKAKNREIINNLNNKRNTTSLLPTSMSTSTTSGQVKKQEPSKPAVTEAPVSWRTSLRKAGSSVTLGSAGLSDPIQDPSRPAEVGLGMTRSASSPRLSSEADTKEPRLARVPPIPSRRLFSIPDSSPDNSNSWLSRSSSYTRRLHSQTGNDLSSSTPYLLHSSSYGKRLDDPTLTSSSIGTSSAGLSRLNNILAQRHPQDQTEKKDQSAVTVSNSQSTTTSEQETKQRRKSYLTPVRDEEAEAQRKARSRHARQSRRSTQGVTLTDLQEAEKTMNTMKTDNKGREKKEEEEKEKEAKAKKAEEGEVSWRSRIASLQKSDLLGLTQPAGTPRPQASDRRDVEVESETMRWARERREKRQARARRKAQRTGESDDNDPSGEEEFSGSGLDPQIDQHLSSRSVASCNDRTQRGESETKDFKKLFEEVSRENSQLQSQLQDTQRVISQTRLDLEKATQRQERFTDCSALLELERKDRRMLERRMAELEEELKVLVDLRADNQRLKDENGALIRVISKLSK, from the exons ATGGCGGCCACTGACCATTCCCGGTCCGAAGCTGCCAAACAGCGACGGCAGGATCAGCTGCAGCGATGGTTGGGCTCGGACACGGATCGGACGGAATCGGAGGCCCGGGAAACCTCGAGCGGCCCCGCGACGCGGCGGACGAAAGTCCGGTTCGCTCAAGGAGCCGTGTTTATGGCCGCCTGCTCGTCTGGAGACCGGGAGGAGGTGGCAGCGCTACTGCGGCAGGGAGCTGACATCAACCACGCCAACATAGACGGACTGACAGCGTTGCACCAG GCCTGCATTGATGAAAATGCAGAGATGGTCCAGTTTCTGGTGGAGAACGGAAGTGACATCAATAGAGGAGACAACGAGGGTTGGACTCCTCTGCACGCTGCAGCGTCCTGTGGCTTCATCCAGATCACGAA ATACCTGATAGAGCACGGCGCTCACGTTGGGGCGGTGAACAGTGAAGGTGAGCTTCCTCTAGATGTGGCCACAGAAGACGCCATGGAGAGACTTCTCAAAGGCGAAATCAAAAAACAAG gtATCGACGTGGACAAGGccagaaaggaggaggagaggatcaTGCTCCAGGATGCCATGGTGATGCTGGACAGAGGTGGTACTCTCACACCTCACCCAAACACCAAGGCAACCGCTCTGCACGTCTCTGCGGCCAAAGGCTACATTGAAGTCCTGAA GGTGCTGTTGCAGTGTCGGGTTGATGTGGACAGCAGGGACACAGATGGCTGGACACCCCTGCATGCAGCGGCTCACTGGGGGCAGGAGGAAGTGTGCGCCCTGCTTGCTGACCACTTCTGTGACATGGGTGCCGTCAACAATGTG GGCCAAACACCTCTAGATGTTGCCGATGAGAACCTCGTGGACGCTCTGGAGGAGCTTCAGAAGAAACAGAATGCT TTACGCAGCGAGAAGGAGAAGCAGGCTCCTGTTATTGAGACCAGCCCACCGATCTCCATGGTACCAGTTCGTCCGCGCAg TAAGGAGAAGATCTGCCTCCATGAGCGGGAGAAGCACCCTCCCCCTGCCCTGCAGAGCAGTCCAgctgaggacgaggaggaggaaggccaGACGGGTCCAAATCAACCTCAGAGCCAGACGAAggcctccagcagctccagctcagaggaggagagtgaatCTGAGAGTGATGCCGAGTCAG AGAAAGCAAAAAACCGAGAGATCATAAACAACTTGAACAACAAACGCAACACCACCAGCCTGCTTCCTACCTCCATGTCAACGAGCACCACTTCAGGCCAAGTGAAAAAG CAGGAACCAAGCAAACCTGCAGTCACAGAGGCCCCGGTCTCCTGGAGAACATCTCTGAGGAAGGCAGGCAGCTCGGTGACTCTCGGCTCAGCTGGACTGTCCGACCCCATCCAGGACCCCAGCAGACCTGCAGAGGTGGGACTGGGCATGACCCGCTCAGCCTCCAGTCCTCGCCTCAGCTCTGAGGCAGACACCAAG GAGCCGAGGCTCGCTCGGGTGCCACCAATTCCATCCCGGAGACTGTTTAGTATTCCGGACAGCAGTCCTGACAACTCCAACAG TTGGCTAAGCCGTAGCTCCTCTTACACTCGGCGGCTTCATagtcaaacaggaaatgatcTCAGTAGCTCCACCCCTTATTTGCTTCACAG CTCATCGTATGGAAAGAGACTGGATGAccccaccttgacctcatctagCATAGGAACAAGTTCTGCGGGACTTAGCCGTTTAAATAACATCCTGGCACAGAG ACATCCTCAGGACCAGACAGAAAAGAAGGATCAGTCTGCCGTCACCGTGTCCAACTCTCAGAGCACGACCACAAGTGAACaagagaccaaacagaggcgcAA GTCTTATCTGACACCAGTGCGGGATGAAGAAGCAGAGGCGCAGAGAAAAGCTCGTTCCCGACACGCGAGGCAATCTCGCCGCTCGACTCAG GGGGTGACCCTAACAGACCTGCAGGAAGCAGAGAAGACGATGAATACCATGAAGACGGACaacaaagggagagagaagaaggaggaggaagagaaggagaaggaagcAAAAGCCAAGAAGGCAGAGGAGGGG GAAGTGAGCTGGAGGTCCCGTATCGCCAGCCTACAGAAGTCGGACCTGCTGGGACTCACACAGCCCGCTGGCACTCCTCGGCCTCAGGCGTCCGACAGGAGAG ATGTTGAGGTGGAGAGTGAGACCATGCGATGGGCCAGAGAGCGCAGGGAGAAGAGGCAAGCTCGGGCCAGGAGGAAGGCACAGAGAACCGGGGAG AGTGATGACAATGATCCCAGTGGAGAGGAAGAGTTCTCAGGCAGTGGACTGGATCCACAG ataGACCAGCACTTGAGTTCCAG GTCGGTTGCATCCTGCAATGACCGCACCCAGAGAGGAGAATCCGAGACCAAGGATTTTAAGAAG TTGTTTGAGGAGGTTTCCAGGGAAAACAGCCAGCTCCAGTCTCAGCTGCAGGACACCCAGCGGGTCATCAGTCAGACCAGGTTGGACCTGGAAAAGGCTACACAG
- the zmp:0000001167 gene encoding protein phosphatase 1 regulatory subunit 12A isoform X2 has protein sequence MAATDHSRSEAAKQRRQDQLQRWLGSDTDRTESEARETSSGPATRRTKVRFAQGAVFMAACSSGDREEVAALLRQGADINHANIDGLTALHQACIDENAEMVQFLVENGSDINRGDNEGWTPLHAAASCGFIQITKYLIEHGAHVGAVNSEGELPLDVATEDAMERLLKGEIKKQGIDVDKARKEEERIMLQDAMVMLDRGGTLTPHPNTKATALHVSAAKGYIEVLKVLLQCRVDVDSRDTDGWTPLHAAAHWGQEEVCALLADHFCDMGAVNNVGQTPLDVADENLVDALEELQKKQNALRSEKEKQAPVIETSPPISMVPVRPRRTSISRMSSKEKICLHEREKHPPPALQSSPAEDEEEEGQTGPNQPQSQTKASSSSSSEEESESESDAESEKAKNREIINNLNNKRNTTSLLPTSMSTSTTSGQVKKEPSKPAVTEAPVSWRTSLRKAGSSVTLGSAGLSDPIQDPSRPAEVGLGMTRSASSPRLSSEADTKEPRLARVPPIPSRRLFSIPDSSPDNSNSWLSRSSSYTRRLHSQTGNDLSSSTPYLLHSSSYGKRLDDPTLTSSSIGTSSAGLSRLNNILAQRHPQDQTEKKDQSAVTVSNSQSTTTSEQETKQRRKSYLTPVRDEEAEAQRKARSRHARQSRRSTQGVTLTDLQEAEKTMNTMKTDNKGREKKEEEEKEKEAKAKKAEEGEVSWRSRIASLQKSDLLGLTQPAGTPRPQASDRRDVEVESETMRWARERREKRQARARRKAQRTGESDDNDPSGEEEFSGSGLDPQIDQHLSSRSVASCNDRTQRGESETKDFKKLFEEVSRENSQLQSQLQDTQRVISQTRLDLEKATQRQERFTDCSALLELERKDRRMLERRMAELEEELKVLVDLRADNQRLKDENGALIRVISKLSK, from the exons ATGGCGGCCACTGACCATTCCCGGTCCGAAGCTGCCAAACAGCGACGGCAGGATCAGCTGCAGCGATGGTTGGGCTCGGACACGGATCGGACGGAATCGGAGGCCCGGGAAACCTCGAGCGGCCCCGCGACGCGGCGGACGAAAGTCCGGTTCGCTCAAGGAGCCGTGTTTATGGCCGCCTGCTCGTCTGGAGACCGGGAGGAGGTGGCAGCGCTACTGCGGCAGGGAGCTGACATCAACCACGCCAACATAGACGGACTGACAGCGTTGCACCAG GCCTGCATTGATGAAAATGCAGAGATGGTCCAGTTTCTGGTGGAGAACGGAAGTGACATCAATAGAGGAGACAACGAGGGTTGGACTCCTCTGCACGCTGCAGCGTCCTGTGGCTTCATCCAGATCACGAA ATACCTGATAGAGCACGGCGCTCACGTTGGGGCGGTGAACAGTGAAGGTGAGCTTCCTCTAGATGTGGCCACAGAAGACGCCATGGAGAGACTTCTCAAAGGCGAAATCAAAAAACAAG gtATCGACGTGGACAAGGccagaaaggaggaggagaggatcaTGCTCCAGGATGCCATGGTGATGCTGGACAGAGGTGGTACTCTCACACCTCACCCAAACACCAAGGCAACCGCTCTGCACGTCTCTGCGGCCAAAGGCTACATTGAAGTCCTGAA GGTGCTGTTGCAGTGTCGGGTTGATGTGGACAGCAGGGACACAGATGGCTGGACACCCCTGCATGCAGCGGCTCACTGGGGGCAGGAGGAAGTGTGCGCCCTGCTTGCTGACCACTTCTGTGACATGGGTGCCGTCAACAATGTG GGCCAAACACCTCTAGATGTTGCCGATGAGAACCTCGTGGACGCTCTGGAGGAGCTTCAGAAGAAACAGAATGCT TTACGCAGCGAGAAGGAGAAGCAGGCTCCTGTTATTGAGACCAGCCCACCGATCTCCATGGTACCAGTTCGTCCGCGCAg GACTTCTATCTCTCGTATGAGCAGTAAGGAGAAGATCTGCCTCCATGAGCGGGAGAAGCACCCTCCCCCTGCCCTGCAGAGCAGTCCAgctgaggacgaggaggaggaaggccaGACGGGTCCAAATCAACCTCAGAGCCAGACGAAggcctccagcagctccagctcagaggaggagagtgaatCTGAGAGTGATGCCGAGTCAG AGAAAGCAAAAAACCGAGAGATCATAAACAACTTGAACAACAAACGCAACACCACCAGCCTGCTTCCTACCTCCATGTCAACGAGCACCACTTCAGGCCAAGTGAAAAAG GAACCAAGCAAACCTGCAGTCACAGAGGCCCCGGTCTCCTGGAGAACATCTCTGAGGAAGGCAGGCAGCTCGGTGACTCTCGGCTCAGCTGGACTGTCCGACCCCATCCAGGACCCCAGCAGACCTGCAGAGGTGGGACTGGGCATGACCCGCTCAGCCTCCAGTCCTCGCCTCAGCTCTGAGGCAGACACCAAG GAGCCGAGGCTCGCTCGGGTGCCACCAATTCCATCCCGGAGACTGTTTAGTATTCCGGACAGCAGTCCTGACAACTCCAACAG TTGGCTAAGCCGTAGCTCCTCTTACACTCGGCGGCTTCATagtcaaacaggaaatgatcTCAGTAGCTCCACCCCTTATTTGCTTCACAG CTCATCGTATGGAAAGAGACTGGATGAccccaccttgacctcatctagCATAGGAACAAGTTCTGCGGGACTTAGCCGTTTAAATAACATCCTGGCACAGAG ACATCCTCAGGACCAGACAGAAAAGAAGGATCAGTCTGCCGTCACCGTGTCCAACTCTCAGAGCACGACCACAAGTGAACaagagaccaaacagaggcgcAA GTCTTATCTGACACCAGTGCGGGATGAAGAAGCAGAGGCGCAGAGAAAAGCTCGTTCCCGACACGCGAGGCAATCTCGCCGCTCGACTCAG GGGGTGACCCTAACAGACCTGCAGGAAGCAGAGAAGACGATGAATACCATGAAGACGGACaacaaagggagagagaagaaggaggaggaagagaaggagaaggaagcAAAAGCCAAGAAGGCAGAGGAGGGG GAAGTGAGCTGGAGGTCCCGTATCGCCAGCCTACAGAAGTCGGACCTGCTGGGACTCACACAGCCCGCTGGCACTCCTCGGCCTCAGGCGTCCGACAGGAGAG ATGTTGAGGTGGAGAGTGAGACCATGCGATGGGCCAGAGAGCGCAGGGAGAAGAGGCAAGCTCGGGCCAGGAGGAAGGCACAGAGAACCGGGGAG AGTGATGACAATGATCCCAGTGGAGAGGAAGAGTTCTCAGGCAGTGGACTGGATCCACAG ataGACCAGCACTTGAGTTCCAG GTCGGTTGCATCCTGCAATGACCGCACCCAGAGAGGAGAATCCGAGACCAAGGATTTTAAGAAG TTGTTTGAGGAGGTTTCCAGGGAAAACAGCCAGCTCCAGTCTCAGCTGCAGGACACCCAGCGGGTCATCAGTCAGACCAGGTTGGACCTGGAAAAGGCTACACAG
- the zmp:0000001167 gene encoding protein phosphatase 1 regulatory subunit 12A isoform X5: MAATDHSRSEAAKQRRQDQLQRWLGSDTDRTESEARETSSGPATRRTKVRFAQGAVFMAACSSGDREEVAALLRQGADINHANIDGLTALHQACIDENAEMVQFLVENGSDINRGDNEGWTPLHAAASCGFIQITKYLIEHGAHVGAVNSEGELPLDVATEDAMERLLKGEIKKQGIDVDKARKEEERIMLQDAMVMLDRGGTLTPHPNTKATALHVSAAKGYIEVLKVLLQCRVDVDSRDTDGWTPLHAAAHWGQEEVCALLADHFCDMGAVNNVGQTPLDVADENLVDALEELQKKQNALRSEKEKQAPVIETSPPISMVPVRPRRTSISRMSSKEKICLHEREKHPPPALQSSPAEDEEEEGQTGPNQPQSQTKASSSSSSEEESESESDAESEKAKNREIINNLNNKRNTTSLLPTSMSTSTTSGQVKKQEPSKPAVTEAPVSWRTSLRKAGSSVTLGSAGLSDPIQDPSRPAEVGLGMTRSASSPRLSSEADTKEPRLARVPPIPSRRLFSIPDSSPDNSNSWLSRSSSYTRRLHSQTGNDLSSSTPYLLHSSSYGKRLDDPTLTSSSIGTSSAGLSRLNNILAQRHPQDQTEKKDQSAVTVSNSQSTTTSEQETKQRRKSYLTPVRDEEAEAQRKARSRHARQSRRSTQGVTLTDLQEAEKTMNTMKTDNKGREKKEEEEKEKEAKAKKAEEGEVSWRSRIASLQKSDLLGLTQPAGTPRPQASDRRDVEVESETMRWARERREKRQARARRKAQRTGESDDNDPSGEEEFSGSGLDPQIDQHLSSRSVASCNDRTQRGESETKDFKKLFEEVSRENSQLQSQLQDTQRVISQTRLDLEKATQRQERFTDCSALLELERKVLVDLRADNQRLKDENGALIRVISKLSK; encoded by the exons ATGGCGGCCACTGACCATTCCCGGTCCGAAGCTGCCAAACAGCGACGGCAGGATCAGCTGCAGCGATGGTTGGGCTCGGACACGGATCGGACGGAATCGGAGGCCCGGGAAACCTCGAGCGGCCCCGCGACGCGGCGGACGAAAGTCCGGTTCGCTCAAGGAGCCGTGTTTATGGCCGCCTGCTCGTCTGGAGACCGGGAGGAGGTGGCAGCGCTACTGCGGCAGGGAGCTGACATCAACCACGCCAACATAGACGGACTGACAGCGTTGCACCAG GCCTGCATTGATGAAAATGCAGAGATGGTCCAGTTTCTGGTGGAGAACGGAAGTGACATCAATAGAGGAGACAACGAGGGTTGGACTCCTCTGCACGCTGCAGCGTCCTGTGGCTTCATCCAGATCACGAA ATACCTGATAGAGCACGGCGCTCACGTTGGGGCGGTGAACAGTGAAGGTGAGCTTCCTCTAGATGTGGCCACAGAAGACGCCATGGAGAGACTTCTCAAAGGCGAAATCAAAAAACAAG gtATCGACGTGGACAAGGccagaaaggaggaggagaggatcaTGCTCCAGGATGCCATGGTGATGCTGGACAGAGGTGGTACTCTCACACCTCACCCAAACACCAAGGCAACCGCTCTGCACGTCTCTGCGGCCAAAGGCTACATTGAAGTCCTGAA GGTGCTGTTGCAGTGTCGGGTTGATGTGGACAGCAGGGACACAGATGGCTGGACACCCCTGCATGCAGCGGCTCACTGGGGGCAGGAGGAAGTGTGCGCCCTGCTTGCTGACCACTTCTGTGACATGGGTGCCGTCAACAATGTG GGCCAAACACCTCTAGATGTTGCCGATGAGAACCTCGTGGACGCTCTGGAGGAGCTTCAGAAGAAACAGAATGCT TTACGCAGCGAGAAGGAGAAGCAGGCTCCTGTTATTGAGACCAGCCCACCGATCTCCATGGTACCAGTTCGTCCGCGCAg GACTTCTATCTCTCGTATGAGCAGTAAGGAGAAGATCTGCCTCCATGAGCGGGAGAAGCACCCTCCCCCTGCCCTGCAGAGCAGTCCAgctgaggacgaggaggaggaaggccaGACGGGTCCAAATCAACCTCAGAGCCAGACGAAggcctccagcagctccagctcagaggaggagagtgaatCTGAGAGTGATGCCGAGTCAG AGAAAGCAAAAAACCGAGAGATCATAAACAACTTGAACAACAAACGCAACACCACCAGCCTGCTTCCTACCTCCATGTCAACGAGCACCACTTCAGGCCAAGTGAAAAAG CAGGAACCAAGCAAACCTGCAGTCACAGAGGCCCCGGTCTCCTGGAGAACATCTCTGAGGAAGGCAGGCAGCTCGGTGACTCTCGGCTCAGCTGGACTGTCCGACCCCATCCAGGACCCCAGCAGACCTGCAGAGGTGGGACTGGGCATGACCCGCTCAGCCTCCAGTCCTCGCCTCAGCTCTGAGGCAGACACCAAG GAGCCGAGGCTCGCTCGGGTGCCACCAATTCCATCCCGGAGACTGTTTAGTATTCCGGACAGCAGTCCTGACAACTCCAACAG TTGGCTAAGCCGTAGCTCCTCTTACACTCGGCGGCTTCATagtcaaacaggaaatgatcTCAGTAGCTCCACCCCTTATTTGCTTCACAG CTCATCGTATGGAAAGAGACTGGATGAccccaccttgacctcatctagCATAGGAACAAGTTCTGCGGGACTTAGCCGTTTAAATAACATCCTGGCACAGAG ACATCCTCAGGACCAGACAGAAAAGAAGGATCAGTCTGCCGTCACCGTGTCCAACTCTCAGAGCACGACCACAAGTGAACaagagaccaaacagaggcgcAA GTCTTATCTGACACCAGTGCGGGATGAAGAAGCAGAGGCGCAGAGAAAAGCTCGTTCCCGACACGCGAGGCAATCTCGCCGCTCGACTCAG GGGGTGACCCTAACAGACCTGCAGGAAGCAGAGAAGACGATGAATACCATGAAGACGGACaacaaagggagagagaagaaggaggaggaagagaaggagaaggaagcAAAAGCCAAGAAGGCAGAGGAGGGG GAAGTGAGCTGGAGGTCCCGTATCGCCAGCCTACAGAAGTCGGACCTGCTGGGACTCACACAGCCCGCTGGCACTCCTCGGCCTCAGGCGTCCGACAGGAGAG ATGTTGAGGTGGAGAGTGAGACCATGCGATGGGCCAGAGAGCGCAGGGAGAAGAGGCAAGCTCGGGCCAGGAGGAAGGCACAGAGAACCGGGGAG AGTGATGACAATGATCCCAGTGGAGAGGAAGAGTTCTCAGGCAGTGGACTGGATCCACAG ataGACCAGCACTTGAGTTCCAG GTCGGTTGCATCCTGCAATGACCGCACCCAGAGAGGAGAATCCGAGACCAAGGATTTTAAGAAG TTGTTTGAGGAGGTTTCCAGGGAAAACAGCCAGCTCCAGTCTCAGCTGCAGGACACCCAGCGGGTCATCAGTCAGACCAGGTTGGACCTGGAAAAGGCTACACAG